Within the Anaerotignum faecicola genome, the region TCGTGCGCCTTGCCATGATGCTGTTCAGTACGGGGCTGATTGCCTTCGGGCTGTTCTGGTATGTCCCTGCGGATATCATTCCGCTGGCAGGGGAGGGAGCAATGCTTGCCATCTCCAAGACCATTAAGAAGCCCTTCCCGACGGTTAAGATTGCCTTTGATGTGACCATGGTAGTCATTTCTCTTGTGACCTGTCTTATCTGCTTACATTCTCTCGGCAGTGTCGGCATCGGTACGATTGCCGCCGCCATTCTGGTCGGTATGGAGCTGCGCTGGATTACAAAAAAATGCGGCGCACAAAGAGACGCGATTCTCGGTGTTACGAAAAAAGAAACAGCGCAGTCGCCGTTGCTTGCCATCATGAAGCAGGAGGTTTATACCGTTTCCGAAGAAACCTCTATCCGCGATGCTCTGCACCTCATCACAGAAAAGAAAATCAGCGGCGTGCCTGTCACAGATGGCAGCCAGAACCTGATCGGCTTCCTTTCCGATGGGGATATCCTGCGCTTCCTTGCGGATGTGGAGCCGCTGTTTATCAATGCCTCCGCCTTGCAGGAGCTGCCGAATTTCGAGGAACGCACAAAGGAGCTCATGGCAATGCAGGTAAGGGATATCGCGAAAAAACAGGTCATTTCCGTCGGCGCGGAAATGGAATTGGGCGAGGTCTGCCAGATTCTCACCGAAAACCATATCAAGAAAGCCCCCGTTCTGGAAAATGGCAAAATGATTGGCATTATCAATATGAGCAACATCACAAAATATGTCCTTCGGAAAATGATGTAAACAAAAAACGGGTGCTTCTTTTGAAGCATCCGTTTTTATTTTGAAAG harbors:
- a CDS encoding DUF6198 family protein, translating into MENTKGSRLFVRIPAYVIGLLIMTLGVAISVKSNLGVSPVSSIPYTITCVVGLEMGKATILFHAVLVLLQILLLRRAFQAKNLLQIFAGILFGYFTTFCNSLMVFFPDPTNLIVRLAMMLFSTGLIAFGLFWYVPADIIPLAGEGAMLAISKTIKKPFPTVKIAFDVTMVVISLVTCLICLHSLGSVGIGTIAAAILVGMELRWITKKCGAQRDAILGVTKKETAQSPLLAIMKQEVYTVSEETSIRDALHLITEKKISGVPVTDGSQNLIGFLSDGDILRFLADVEPLFINASALQELPNFEERTKELMAMQVRDIAKKQVISVGAEMELGEVCQILTENHIKKAPVLENGKMIGIINMSNITKYVLRKMM